The genomic segment CGGACGGCAGGTCTTCCTGGAGCGGACCGACCAGCGGTTCCCGGCCACTATCGTCAAGGTCGACAAGGGCAATGACGTGGCCCAGCTTCGTACCGACAACAAGTTCGACGGCCTCTCCACTGCCGCCGCCGAGGTGAAGTCCGGGCAGCAGATCATCGTGGTGGGCGCGCCGCTCGGGCTGGCCGACACGGTGACCACCGGTGTGGTCAGCACCGCCGCCCGCAAACTGGAGGACGGATCCGGCACCCGGATCCAGTTCGACGCCCCGATCAACCCGGGCAACTCCGGCGGACCGGTGATCAACGGCTCGAAGCAGGTCGTCGGGATCGCCACTGCGAAGGCGCGGGACGCCGAGGGCATCGGCCTCGCCGTCCCCATCAAGACCGCCTGCGACGAATTCAAGATCTGCTGACCGGGCCACCCCGTCAGCGCCGGTTCCGCGGACACGTGCCGCCGCCGGTCCCCGTCTCCCTGGAGGAACTGCAATGTCCTACCCCCCGACCGGTCCCGGCGGCGAGTCCGGCAACCAGCCGGGCGGCGGCGACCCGGGCTACTCGCTGCCCCCCGGCCAGCCCGGGCAACAGCCCTACCCGGGTCCGCCGGCCGGGTCGCCCTATCCGCCGCCGCCGACCGCTCCCCAGCCGGCGTCGCCGTACCAGGTGAACCCGCAGCACCAGCCGCCGTCGTCCGCGCCGCCGTACCAGCCGCCGTCCTCGGCGCCGCCGTACCAGCCGCCGTCGTCCGCGCCGCCGCACCAGGCGCCGCCCACGGTGCCGTTCCAGTCCGTGCCGCCCTCCTCGGTGCCGCCGTACCAGGCGGCGCCCCAGCAGGGCACGCCGATGTCCGGCCCGCCGTACGGGCAGCTGTCCGGGCCGCCGATGTCCGGGCCGCCCGGTCCGGGCGGGCCGTACCCGGGCGGCGGGCTGCCGCAGCCGGCCGGTGCCGGGCCGAAGCGCAGCCCGATGGTGCTGGTGCTCGCCATCGTGGCGGGCCTGCTGCTCCTGGTGAGCGGCCTGATGACCGGGCTGTTCGTCACCAAGTCGAACGAGGCGAGCACCCAGACCAACCTGGTCGCCGAGCGGGACAGCACGATCGACGCCAACCAGCAGGAGATCGAGCGGCTCAAGCGGGATCTGGAGCAGGCCAACCAGAAGGTCCAGCAGACCGAGCAGGACCTGGCCGGCACCAAGACCGACCGGGACGAGCAGGAGCGGCAGAAGCAGGTCATCGGGCAGTGCCTGGAGTCGCTGGCCGCGGTCGGCCAGGCGCAGGGCGCCGCCCGGGACCGGGCACTGGCGGCGGCCGAACGGGTCTGCTCCGAGGCGGAGGACTACCTCTGACCACCGACCGGTGAGCATCCGACCGAGGTGAACCAGCCGATGGAACCGGTTGTCGCGCAGCTCGCGGCGGCCGGTTCCATCGGTTCATCCGGCGACCGGCGCCCCGGGTCGGTTGTTCTCCGGGTCGGGCTGTCAGGCGGCGCCGGTCGGGCTGTCAGGCGGCGCCGGTCGGGCTGTCAGGCGGCGCCGGTCGGGCTGTCAGGCGGCGCCGGCGGGCCGGGAGGCGGGCAGGGCGGTGACCCCCGGCGGCGGCAGGCCGGCGGTGGAGGCGAGCAGCGTGCACCAGGCCAGCAGATGCGCCTCCAGGTCGTCGCCGAGCGGAGTCCAGGACGCCCGGATCTCGATGTCACCGGCGGCCGGCGGGCCGGCCAGGTCACCGAACCGGGTGGACATGGTCTGGGTCACGGTGCCGCCGAGGGCCCGGTGCGGCGCGGCCAAGGCGTCGAGCGCGTCGGTGAGCCAGGTCCAGCCGACGGTGGGCAGCAGCGGGTCCGCCGCGAGGTCGACCTCCATCTCCGCGGTCACGTAGGTGACCAGCCGCAGCGTGCCCTCCCACGCCTCGTGCCCGGCCGGGTCGTGCAGCAGGATGAGCCGCCCGGTGGCCACCTCGTCGCCGGCGCGCAGCACGGTGCCGCTCAGCGCGAACGCGTACGGGGCGAGTCGCTGCGGCGAGCCCACCTCCTCAAGGAGGATCTCCTCGCGGGGCGCCGCCGAACGCAGACCGGCGACCGCGCGGGCGAAGGTCTCCGGGAGCACGGTCGGGGGTGCCATGTTCGCAGCCTAAGCCGATTCCGGGTCGGATGCCGGTGCGCCGCGCCGGGGT from the Solwaraspora sp. WMMD1047 genome contains:
- a CDS encoding DUF3000 domain-containing protein, with the protein product MAPPTVLPETFARAVAGLRSAAPREEILLEEVGSPQRLAPYAFALSGTVLRAGDEVATGRLILLHDPAGHEAWEGTLRLVTYVTAEMEVDLAADPLLPTVGWTWLTDALDALAAPHRALGGTVTQTMSTRFGDLAGPPAAGDIEIRASWTPLGDDLEAHLLAWCTLLASTAGLPPPGVTALPASRPAGAA